The Treponema primitia ZAS-1 genome window below encodes:
- a CDS encoding MOSC domain-containing protein, translated as MGKVLAVCMSPAKGTAKRNVGQAELVENHGLKGDAHAGNWHRQVSLLSHQKIEAFRARGAKVVDGDFGENLVVDGIDFSSLPVGTIFHSGDVILEMTQIGKECHNGCQIFQTMGDCIMPREGVFARVIHGGVISAGDELNVR; from the coding sequence ATGGGAAAAGTATTAGCGGTGTGCATGAGCCCCGCCAAGGGGACGGCCAAGCGGAATGTAGGTCAGGCGGAACTGGTGGAAAACCACGGACTCAAGGGGGATGCCCACGCCGGCAACTGGCACCGGCAGGTAAGCCTTCTTTCCCACCAGAAGATCGAGGCCTTCCGGGCCCGGGGCGCAAAGGTGGTAGACGGCGACTTTGGGGAGAATCTCGTGGTGGACGGCATCGATTTTTCAAGCCTCCCCGTGGGAACCATTTTTCATTCCGGGGACGTTATTCTGGAAATGACCCAGATCGGAAAGGAATGTCACAATGGCTGCCAGATTTTCCAGACCATGGGGGATTGTATCATGCCCCGGGAAGGGGTTTTTGCCCGGGTTATCCACGGAGGCGTGATCAGCGCCGGGGACGAACTCAATGTCCGGTAA
- the moaA gene encoding GTP 3',8-cyclase MoaA encodes MNTQRISAVPPMIDRYGRIIDYLRISVTDRCNLRCVYCMPAEGVEWKPHGDMLSFEEILRLCGIMAGMGIRKVKVTGGEPLVRKGVAGFIAKLKTIPGIEQVTITTNGILLEEFFDEAAADGAGRPVDGVNISLDTLDPERFSRLTRTASDAFVRGQGLPAILRALDRAQTLGIPVKLNCVPLRGFNETDLAGIAALARNVNRAVRFIELMPLGSAGSLEPIPGAEVAAMLEQAYGKLIPYTGRLGNGPAEYYSLPDFAGKIGFINAVSEGFCETCNRLRLSSGGILKPCLSSDTGKDLRALLRGGAPDADLAAAVAELVAQKPPSHNFSAVYERERTNHVSGMYHIGG; translated from the coding sequence ATGAACACTCAACGGATATCCGCAGTTCCTCCCATGATAGACCGGTATGGCAGGATCATCGATTATCTCCGTATCTCCGTAACGGACCGGTGCAATCTGCGCTGCGTGTACTGTATGCCCGCCGAGGGGGTGGAGTGGAAGCCCCACGGGGATATGCTTTCCTTTGAGGAGATACTCCGGCTCTGCGGGATCATGGCAGGTATGGGGATCCGCAAGGTCAAGGTTACCGGCGGGGAGCCCCTGGTACGCAAAGGGGTGGCGGGGTTTATCGCGAAGCTCAAGACTATCCCCGGGATCGAGCAGGTTACGATTACCACCAACGGCATTCTCCTGGAGGAGTTTTTCGACGAAGCCGCCGCAGACGGCGCCGGGCGCCCGGTGGACGGCGTTAATATCAGCCTGGACACCCTGGACCCGGAGCGGTTTAGCAGGCTTACCCGTACCGCCTCCGATGCATTTGTCCGCGGCCAGGGGCTTCCCGCCATACTGCGCGCCCTGGATCGCGCCCAAACCCTGGGCATCCCGGTCAAGCTGAACTGCGTGCCCCTCCGGGGCTTCAACGAGACGGATCTCGCCGGTATAGCCGCCCTGGCCCGTAACGTGAACCGGGCGGTTCGTTTTATCGAGCTCATGCCCCTGGGTTCCGCCGGTTCCCTGGAACCCATCCCCGGGGCCGAGGTGGCGGCTATGCTGGAACAGGCCTACGGCAAGCTGATCCCTTATACCGGCAGACTGGGTAACGGCCCGGCGGAGTATTATTCCCTGCCGGACTTTGCCGGTAAGATCGGCTTTATCAACGCGGTGAGCGAAGGTTTCTGCGAAACCTGTAACCGGCTGCGGCTCAGTTCCGGCGGCATCCTCAAGCCCTGCCTTTCCAGCGATACCGGCAAGGATCTCCGGGCTCTGCTCCGGGGCGGCGCTCCCGATGCGGATCTTGCGGCGGCGGTGGCGGAACTGGTGGCTCAGAAACCCCCATCCCACAATTTTTCGGCGGTTTATGAACGGGAGCGGACAAACCATGTAAGCGGCATGTACCACATCGGAGGATAG
- the moaC gene encoding cyclic pyranopterin monophosphate synthase MoaC: MTDKGFTHFDAGGNAIMVDVSEKDVRSRTAIAKGDITISGETLEAIRGGTAKKGDVLGVARIAGIMAAKKTADIIPLCHPLNFDQCTIDFTIVDAPVTRIEAVCSVKLSGKTGAEMEALMGVSAALLTIYDMCKALDRAMVIGNIRLWEKSGGKSGHFKRAEGTEIGS, translated from the coding sequence ATGACGGACAAGGGATTTACCCATTTCGACGCCGGCGGTAATGCCATCATGGTTGATGTTTCCGAGAAGGATGTAAGATCCCGGACGGCCATAGCTAAGGGGGATATCACCATAAGCGGGGAAACCCTGGAGGCCATCCGCGGGGGGACCGCCAAAAAAGGTGATGTCCTGGGGGTAGCCCGTATCGCCGGGATCATGGCCGCCAAAAAGACCGCCGATATCATTCCCCTCTGCCACCCCTTAAATTTTGACCAGTGTACCATCGACTTTACTATTGTGGATGCCCCCGTTACCAGGATAGAGGCTGTTTGTTCGGTAAAGCTTTCCGGCAAAACCGGGGCGGAAATGGAAGCCCTTATGGGGGTATCGGCGGCGCTCCTTACGATTTACGATATGTGCAAAGCCCTGGACCGGGCTATGGTTATCGGCAATATCCGTCTTTGGGAAAAGTCGGGGGGCAAAAGCGGGCATTTTAAGCGGGCAGAAGGGACGGAGATCGGATCATGA
- a CDS encoding N-acetylneuraminate synthase family protein: MIEKNFTLGNASYGPDHVLIIAELGTSHGGSLGKARELIDAAADSGADCVKFQIVYADEILHPNTGEVSLPGGRIRLYDRFKKLELDIGFYGELKDYAESLGLLFLASPFGIRSARELRSLKPRLLKIASPELNYTGLLAELASYGLPALLSTGVSRLSDIEAALEIFPPSLACLLHCVTAYPAPERDYNLRVLPNLAAIFGCPVGVSDHSADPELVPSLAAAMGAAVIEKHFCLSRDDPGLDDPIAQTPADFKRMVRAVRRVSVLGQEALEAISRERGKDTVEAILGDGVKQLAPSEQANYERTNRSIHALRDIQAGETLVPGDFAVLRTEKILRPGLHPCWETKLGGRKTTRFIPAGEGIVFEDLIP, from the coding sequence ATGATCGAAAAAAATTTTACCCTCGGCAATGCAAGTTACGGGCCCGATCATGTACTTATCATCGCCGAGTTGGGGACCTCCCATGGGGGGTCCCTGGGAAAGGCCCGGGAACTGATCGATGCGGCGGCGGATTCCGGGGCGGACTGTGTCAAATTCCAGATTGTCTATGCCGATGAAATCCTCCACCCAAACACCGGTGAGGTGTCCCTCCCCGGGGGCCGCATACGGCTCTACGACCGCTTTAAGAAACTTGAACTTGATATCGGCTTTTACGGTGAGCTGAAGGACTACGCCGAGTCCCTGGGCCTCCTATTCCTGGCCAGTCCCTTCGGTATTCGGAGCGCCCGGGAACTGCGGAGCCTTAAGCCCCGTCTGTTGAAAATCGCCTCCCCGGAGCTGAACTACACGGGGCTTCTCGCGGAGCTTGCCTCCTACGGTCTCCCCGCCCTGCTTTCCACCGGTGTTTCCCGGCTTTCTGATATAGAGGCTGCCCTGGAGATTTTTCCCCCAAGCCTTGCCTGCCTCCTCCACTGCGTTACCGCCTATCCCGCTCCGGAGCGGGACTACAATCTCCGTGTTCTGCCCAATCTGGCGGCAATATTCGGCTGCCCCGTGGGTGTCAGCGACCACAGTGCGGATCCGGAACTGGTTCCCTCCCTGGCAGCGGCCATGGGCGCGGCGGTAATTGAAAAGCATTTCTGCCTGAGCCGGGATGACCCGGGCCTTGACGACCCCATAGCCCAGACTCCGGCGGACTTCAAGCGCATGGTCCGGGCGGTACGCCGGGTATCGGTTCTGGGACAAGAAGCCCTGGAGGCGATAAGCCGGGAGCGGGGGAAGGATACCGTGGAGGCCATCCTGGGGGATGGCGTTAAACAGCTGGCCCCATCGGAGCAGGCAAACTACGAGCGGACTAACCGATCCATCCACGCACTCCGGGACATACAGGCCGGGGAAACCCTGGTCCCCGGAGACTTCGCCGTCCTCCGTACCGAGAAAATACTCCGCCCGGGTCTGCACCCATGCTGGGAAACAAAGCTTGGGGGCAGAAAAACTACCCGGTTCATCCCCGCCGGGGAAGGGATTGTGTTTGAGGATCTGATCCCCTAA
- a CDS encoding MarC family protein produces the protein MVRDFLQILFTVLLVMDPIGIIPQFISFTAGLDKKDRNSIITKSVLIASIVILIFLLAGKFLLLFFGIMPGSFYISGGILFFLISFEMIYNKPGTRKMPDDDSHGTYIALFPLAIPLIAGPGLLTVIMVFMTNGHSWLYSFTLLFPAVIIGLLCTYLSLRGSLLILKLLGTMGIFVLEKIMGLILAGFAVQFIYNGLTALGILKGP, from the coding sequence ATGGTTCGTGATTTTTTGCAGATACTTTTTACGGTTCTCCTGGTCATGGACCCCATAGGGATTATTCCGCAGTTTATTTCTTTTACCGCCGGCCTGGATAAAAAGGACAGGAATTCAATCATTACCAAATCGGTACTGATTGCCTCGATAGTAATACTCATATTTCTGTTGGCGGGAAAATTCCTGCTCCTTTTTTTCGGTATCATGCCCGGGTCCTTTTACATATCCGGCGGCATACTGTTCTTCCTGATTTCCTTTGAGATGATCTACAACAAACCGGGGACCCGCAAAATGCCCGATGATGACAGCCACGGCACTTACATCGCCCTCTTTCCCCTGGCCATACCGCTTATCGCCGGTCCCGGTCTATTGACCGTAATAATGGTGTTCATGACCAATGGGCATAGTTGGCTGTACTCCTTCACCCTTTTGTTTCCCGCAGTTATTATCGGCCTGCTCTGTACCTACCTGTCCCTCCGGGGCAGCCTCCTGATCCTGAAGCTTCTGGGAACCATGGGCATATTCGTGCTGGAAAAAATCATGGGCCTTATCCTTGCGGGTTTTGCGGTACAGTTTATCTACAACGGACTGACCGCCCTGGGAATACTGAAAGGGCCATGA
- a CDS encoding Do family serine endopeptidase yields MNFSQRLSSKNFFIFNLVLLGAIFGFSLAFLSFSCSTRFSSKTVKAQGNPGYSDVVIPEDALKIAEGLQTVFRSVADKVLPSVVELKTVSIRRQQVPNFNGIPWEFFFGPRDGGNQEREYRSGGLGSGIVVRRNGDTYYVLTNNHVVGDANEIVVALNDGKEIPAVLVGKDERKDLALVSFSSADPIPLAELGDSDAVRVGDWSIAVGNPLGFMSSVTLGIVSAVGRTGGPGGNINDFIQTDTSINQGNSGGALVNIRGEVIGINTWIASNSSGGSVGLGFAIPINNAKRTIDDFINSGEVSYGWLGVSLAEADRETVQALGLEGKRGALATQVFLGSPADKAGIQPGDFITHINGREMRGVNPLMLAVGDLKPGERADFTIFRAGAAQDLTVRIEARNNETAAENSKLWPGLVVAAINDAIRTAFNMDKDIQGLVVVQLVDKSPASVVGLQRGDRIIGVNGEKVSNLAAFYRTLREKAGKELWFEVIRGDNTLETLKYKR; encoded by the coding sequence ATGAACTTTTCTCAACGCTTATCATCGAAGAATTTTTTTATCTTTAACCTTGTCCTTCTGGGGGCGATCTTCGGATTTTCCCTGGCTTTTCTCTCCTTTTCCTGTTCCACCCGGTTTTCATCAAAAACCGTTAAGGCACAGGGTAATCCGGGCTATTCCGATGTGGTTATCCCCGAGGATGCCCTGAAAATTGCCGAGGGACTCCAGACGGTGTTCCGATCTGTGGCGGATAAGGTGCTGCCATCGGTGGTGGAGCTTAAGACGGTTTCCATACGCCGCCAGCAGGTTCCCAATTTTAACGGCATACCCTGGGAATTTTTCTTTGGCCCCCGGGACGGCGGCAACCAGGAACGGGAATACCGGTCCGGCGGCTTGGGTTCGGGGATCGTGGTCCGGAGGAACGGTGACACCTACTATGTGCTGACCAATAACCATGTGGTGGGGGATGCCAATGAGATCGTGGTGGCCCTCAACGACGGTAAGGAGATCCCCGCCGTATTGGTTGGAAAGGACGAGCGGAAGGATCTGGCCCTGGTGTCCTTCAGCTCCGCCGACCCGATTCCCCTGGCGGAGCTGGGGGATTCCGATGCGGTCCGTGTGGGGGACTGGTCCATCGCCGTGGGTAATCCCCTGGGCTTTATGTCCTCCGTAACCCTGGGTATCGTGAGCGCCGTGGGGCGCACCGGCGGTCCCGGCGGCAATATCAACGATTTTATCCAGACCGACACTTCCATCAACCAGGGGAATTCCGGGGGCGCCCTGGTGAATATCCGGGGGGAGGTTATTGGGATCAACACCTGGATAGCCAGCAATAGCTCCGGCGGATCCGTAGGGCTTGGGTTTGCCATTCCCATCAACAACGCGAAACGTACTATCGATGATTTCATCAATTCCGGTGAGGTTAGCTACGGTTGGCTGGGGGTTTCCCTTGCCGAAGCGGACCGGGAGACAGTCCAGGCGCTGGGCCTGGAGGGAAAGCGGGGCGCCCTGGCTACCCAGGTTTTCCTGGGTTCTCCGGCGGATAAAGCGGGCATCCAGCCCGGCGATTTTATTACCCATATCAACGGCAGGGAAATGCGGGGAGTAAACCCCCTGATGCTGGCCGTGGGGGATCTTAAACCCGGCGAGCGGGCTGACTTTACGATTTTCAGGGCCGGCGCCGCCCAGGATCTAACGGTCCGCATTGAGGCCCGGAACAACGAAACTGCGGCGGAGAACAGCAAACTTTGGCCCGGGCTTGTGGTGGCCGCCATTAACGATGCTATCAGGACCGCCTTTAACATGGATAAGGATATTCAGGGTCTGGTGGTGGTCCAGCTTGTCGACAAGAGCCCCGCCTCGGTGGTGGGTCTCCAGCGGGGGGACCGGATCATCGGCGTCAATGGCGAGAAGGTAAGTAACCTGGCCGCCTTCTACCGTACCCTTCGGGAAAAGGCCGGCAAGGAACTCTGGTTTGAGGTTATCCGGGGGGACAATACCCTGGAGACCCTGAAGTATAAGCGGTAG
- the map gene encoding type I methionyl aminopeptidase — MIRLKNEQQIAGIRTSCKLLSTMYTELLPLVKPGVETLEIDRWVRNWIKKAGGKPAFLGVGTKKNPYPAAICISINEEVIHGIPSKRKIAEGDLVSLDCGIDLDGFISDQAITVEAGKVSDAAHALNVTTRECLYKGIAAAKAGDRLLQIARAVQGHAVEHNYGVVQEFCGHGVGLALHEDPQVPNYPHGPNPRLSGGMVIAIEPMINLGTSDVEILEDGWTVVTTDGKLSSHWEHTIAIFSDHTEILTEYNPAASPKKL; from the coding sequence ATGATTAGGTTAAAAAACGAACAACAAATCGCCGGGATACGGACATCCTGCAAACTGCTCAGTACCATGTATACGGAACTGCTGCCCCTGGTTAAGCCTGGGGTTGAGACCCTGGAAATTGACCGGTGGGTCCGGAACTGGATCAAAAAAGCCGGGGGTAAGCCTGCCTTTTTGGGGGTTGGGACAAAGAAAAACCCCTATCCTGCGGCTATCTGCATTTCCATTAACGAAGAAGTGATCCATGGTATCCCCTCCAAGCGGAAGATAGCCGAAGGGGACCTGGTATCCCTGGATTGCGGCATAGACCTGGATGGCTTTATCAGCGACCAGGCGATCACCGTGGAGGCGGGGAAGGTGAGCGATGCCGCCCATGCCCTGAACGTGACCACCCGGGAGTGCCTTTACAAAGGGATTGCCGCGGCAAAGGCGGGGGATAGGCTCCTGCAGATAGCCCGGGCGGTTCAGGGACACGCGGTGGAGCATAACTATGGGGTGGTGCAGGAATTCTGCGGCCATGGCGTAGGGCTGGCCCTCCACGAGGACCCCCAGGTGCCTAACTACCCCCACGGCCCCAACCCCCGTCTGAGCGGAGGCATGGTTATCGCCATAGAACCGATGATCAACCTGGGGACCTCCGATGTGGAGATCCTGGAAGATGGCTGGACCGTGGTAACAACTGATGGCAAGCTGTCATCCCATTGGGAGCATACCATCGCCATTTTCAGTGATCATACGGAAATTCTTACCGAGTATAACCCCGCAGCGAGCCCCAAAAAATTGTAA
- a CDS encoding J domain-containing protein — protein MRKNWVSALDNYYSLLGVNHTASFQDIKKAFREKAKQIHPDIAGTVTAQGILAEDEMRRLLNAYEVLSDQNRRSEYDQAYGRFVGTYRFDYRTFLREQPEDGASQAKLIFFELLHLEYEEALKIWEARGGLDFPLEQYLEREDWMDCAFILAEELDKRQRYYEAFMLLVTLVREERRRPYFRHFMPDVETFLKELVRLRLKTAVDAETYLECMEILMELRFPPKDEARWLRSMAETLVHMGDLQTAQGIFREALRRDPALSNVMQLRRKLNV, from the coding sequence ATGCGGAAGAATTGGGTAAGCGCATTGGATAACTATTATTCCCTCCTTGGCGTAAATCATACCGCTTCCTTTCAGGATATAAAGAAGGCTTTTCGGGAAAAGGCGAAACAGATCCACCCGGATATAGCGGGGACGGTTACTGCCCAGGGGATCCTTGCGGAAGATGAGATGCGCAGGCTCCTCAATGCCTATGAGGTGCTGTCGGACCAGAACCGCCGCAGCGAGTATGACCAGGCCTATGGTCGCTTTGTGGGGACCTACCGTTTCGATTACCGGACCTTTCTTCGGGAACAGCCCGAGGACGGTGCATCCCAGGCAAAACTTATTTTTTTCGAGCTCCTCCATTTGGAATACGAGGAGGCCCTGAAGATATGGGAAGCCCGGGGTGGCCTGGATTTTCCCTTGGAACAATACCTTGAGCGGGAAGATTGGATGGACTGCGCCTTTATCCTGGCGGAGGAACTGGACAAGCGGCAGCGGTATTACGAGGCCTTTATGCTTCTGGTGACCCTGGTCCGGGAAGAACGCCGACGGCCCTATTTTCGCCACTTCATGCCCGATGTGGAGACCTTCCTCAAGGAACTGGTCCGGCTGCGTCTGAAAACTGCGGTGGACGCCGAAACCTACCTGGAATGTATGGAGATCCTTATGGAGCTGCGTTTTCCCCCTAAGGACGAAGCCCGGTGGCTGCGTTCCATGGCGGAAACCCTGGTCCATATGGGGGATCTGCAGACTGCCCAGGGGATTTTCCGGGAAGCGCTGAGACGGGATCCCGCCCTGTCCAATGTGATGCAGCTCCGGCGGAAGCTCAACGTATAG
- a CDS encoding universal stress protein: MIKPLISNLVVAVSGSDASILAAKYAIIMAKQYRCHLCAVYVVDTATIRQLTLSKIFIQEESLDYERSLETNGERYLSFVEELARAKGVKIERAIRKGAVYTEILTVADEKKADLIILGGWEKERSARDIISHSHREIMVNAKCSVFLVKEPLVDQLYKQA; this comes from the coding sequence ATGATAAAGCCACTCATCTCCAATCTCGTCGTAGCAGTCTCGGGTTCGGATGCGTCCATATTGGCGGCAAAGTATGCGATCATCATGGCAAAACAGTACCGATGCCATTTATGCGCGGTCTATGTGGTGGATACCGCCACTATCCGGCAGCTCACCCTGAGTAAGATTTTTATCCAGGAAGAAAGCCTGGATTATGAACGGAGCCTGGAGACTAACGGGGAACGGTACCTTTCCTTCGTGGAAGAACTGGCACGGGCCAAGGGAGTCAAGATCGAGCGGGCGATCCGCAAGGGGGCGGTGTATACCGAAATCCTTACGGTGGCGGATGAGAAAAAAGCGGATCTCATCATTTTAGGGGGCTGGGAGAAGGAGCGGAGCGCCAGGGATATCATTTCCCATTCTCACCGGGAAATCATGGTCAACGCCAAGTGTTCCGTATTTTTGGTCAAGGAACCGCTGGTGGATCAACTTTACAAGCAGGCTTAA
- a CDS encoding V-type ATP synthase subunit D, with protein MAREQIAPTKSNLLRTKERLVTAEEGYDLLEQKREILVMELMRKVEQVKILERDMDHRVETAYPCLKRMLVVVGRERADRLSRSIKYKFDLREKRVAVAGMNLPSLEVYLPGAELKYSPANSFAECDETVLEFFDLLKILTELAAVRTIAWRLAREVRKTQRRVNALEKMVIPTARDTRKYIEAALEEKDRDAFFSSKLLKRKAGKE; from the coding sequence ATGGCCCGTGAACAGATAGCTCCCACCAAAAGCAACCTCCTGCGGACCAAGGAGCGTCTTGTTACCGCCGAAGAGGGCTACGATCTCCTGGAGCAGAAGCGGGAAATCCTGGTTATGGAGCTTATGCGGAAGGTGGAGCAGGTAAAGATCCTGGAACGGGATATGGACCACCGGGTAGAGACCGCCTACCCCTGCCTTAAGCGGATGTTAGTGGTTGTTGGCCGGGAACGGGCGGATCGGCTCTCCCGGAGCATTAAATATAAGTTTGATCTTCGGGAAAAACGGGTTGCGGTGGCGGGAATGAACCTTCCCAGCCTGGAAGTGTACCTTCCGGGGGCGGAATTAAAGTATTCTCCGGCGAATTCATTTGCCGAATGTGATGAAACTGTGCTAGAATTCTTCGATCTGCTGAAGATCCTTACGGAACTGGCGGCGGTTAGGACCATAGCCTGGCGTTTGGCCCGGGAGGTTCGGAAGACCCAGCGGCGGGTCAATGCCCTGGAAAAGATGGTGATCCCCACGGCAAGGGATACCAGAAAATACATCGAAGCGGCGCTTGAAGAAAAGGATCGGGATGCCTTCTTCTCAAGCAAGCTCTTAAAAAGGAAGGCCGGCAAGGAATGA
- a CDS encoding BrnT family toxin, whose amino-acid sequence MAIVWDDNKNRINIQKHGIDFELAQDVFLDPDCLQRRDDDHSDEEERWQIMGMAQQVLFVVCTERGDDTLLITARKAEPKERRIYYGDRTKYPKGWKSINP is encoded by the coding sequence ATGGCGATTGTCTGGGATGATAATAAAAACCGGATAAACATCCAAAAGCATGGGATTGACTTCGAGCTTGCTCAGGATGTTTTTCTTGATCCCGATTGTCTACAGCGCCGTGACGACGATCACAGTGATGAGGAAGAACGCTGGCAAATCATGGGGATGGCCCAGCAGGTGTTATTTGTTGTTTGTACTGAACGTGGGGATGATACCCTACTAATAACGGCTCGTAAGGCAGAGCCAAAAGAACGGAGGATTTACTATGGCGATCGTACGAAGTACCCGAAAGGCTGGAAGTCCATTAACCCCTGA